The Eurosta solidaginis isolate ZX-2024a chromosome 4, ASM4086904v1, whole genome shotgun sequence genome includes a window with the following:
- the LOC137251190 gene encoding uncharacterized protein: MASRKAQHILKLSPKEQKDFIKSFDVVICDCDGVIWLIMAPIPNTAEAVNVLKADGKRVIFVSNNSLRTDEDYFKKFTNIGVKNFEKDHIIHPAKSMVQYIKKHNIKPTVFSLCSDQLNKTMRKGGIEIITLDTKEHLDLAALANITTPKQKVGAVICDINVNLNYAQICAGIRYLEDKDCVLLAGGSDWILPLTPDLNIPGFVYILKTITKFAHKEALIVAKPSTILSDIVKEVYDLKDPKRCLFVGDSLTHDIRFGLDSGFQTLLVLTGSTQIEELMGASEEQQPDYYADGLADFIKLYGNLAKA; this comes from the exons ATGGCATCACGTAAAGCTCAACATATTTTAAAACTTTCGCCAAAAGAACAAAAGGATTTTATTAAATCTTTTGATGTCGTGATTTGTGACTGTGATGGCGTTATTTGGTTGATTATGGCACCAATACCCAATACAGCCGAGGCGGTCAATGTGCTGAAAGCGGATGGAAAACGTGTCATATTTGTATCAAATAACAGTCTTCGTACAGATGaggattattttaaaaaattcactaatattggtgttaaaaattttgaaaag GATCACATCATACATCCGGCTAAGTCAATGGTTCAGTACATTAAAAAGCATAATATTAAACCCACGGTTTTCTCGTTGTGTAGTGACCAGCTTAACAAAACAATGCGCAAGGGAGGCATAGAAATCATAACATTG GATACCAAGGAGCATCTTGACCTGGCAGCATTAGCAAATATAACAACACCAAAGCAAAAAGTTGGTGCAGTCATCTGCGACATCAACGTAAATTTAAATTATGCACAAATCTGCGCGGGAATACGTTATCTAGAGGATAAAGATTGTGTACTCTTGGCTGGCGGCTCAGATTGGATATTGCCATTGACACCAGATTTAAATATACCAG GCTTTGTGTATATCCTAAAAACAATCACGAAATTTGCACACAAAGAGGCCTTAATAGTTGCCAAACCATCAACAATACTTAGTGACATTGTAAAGGAAGTTTATGATTTGAAAGATCCAAAACGTTGTCTCTTCGTTGGTGATTCGTTGACGCACGACATACGTTTTGGTTTAGATAGTGGCTTTCAAACATTGCTCGTTCTAACGGGCTCCACACAAATCGAGGAGTTGATGGGAGCCAGTGAGGAGCAGCAACCAGATTATTATGCGGATGGCTTGGCAGATTTTATCAAATTGTATGGGAATCTGGCAAaagcttga
- the eIF2Bbeta gene encoding translation initiation factor eIF2B subunit beta, with amino-acid sequence MKGPPTKEVTQLIHDVKVRKLEGSYNITVKTLQLFKKIINGQGWANAEELMNIVRTQGHILQSAMPQEIVTANIARRMLKLIREEFDLLKAKVHQFIDDQASMSLHKLVTQTSNDVSIDYTEPKQGLREALLDHLQEMEIELETSSENICAQAEEHIHSSEVILTLGHSRSVENFLKRAVKKRQFLTIIIAECAPDCRGHNLAASLSSGNIEIIVIPDSAIFAMMSRVNKVIIGTHCVLANGGLRAACGSYTVALAAKHYSVPVIVLSPMYKLSPVHLYSYEQDAFNLVGCAGDVIDYDSIASHSAKVYSPIFDYVPPELVTLFISNIGGHAPSYVYRLLTELYNPEDYEI; translated from the exons ATGAAGGGTCCACCAACTAAAGAAGTAACGCAATTGATACACGACGTCAAAGTGCG TAAATTGGAAGGCTCCTATAACATAACGGTAAAAACACTACAATTATTTAAGAAAATCATCAATGGACAAGGATGGGCGAATGCAGA GGAGCTCATGAATATAGTGCGTACTCAGGGACATATTTTGCAATCTGCGATGCCACAAGAGATTGTCACAGCCAATATAGCGCGACGTATGCTTAAATTGATACGAGAAGAATTTGATTTGTTGAAAGCAAAG GTACATCAATTTATAGATGATCAGGCTTCAATGTCACTACATAAACTTGTTACACAAACTAGTAACGATGTTAGCATCGATTATACTGAACCAAAGCAAGGTTTACGTGAAGCGTTGCTAGATCATTTGCAAGAAATGGAAATCGAATTGGAAACAAGTTCAGAAAATATATGTGCACAAGCCGAGGAACATATACACTCTTCAGAAGTTATACTAACACTAGGACACTCGCGTAGTGTTGAGAATTTTCTTAAACGTGCTGTTAAGAAACGGCAATTTTTAACTATCATCATAGCTGAATGTGCACCAGATTGCAGG GGTCACAATTTGGCAGCCAGCTTGTCAAGCGGCAATATTGAAATTATTGTCATACCAGATTCAGCCATATTTGCTATGATGTCACGCGTTAACAAAGTCATCATTGGTACACATTGCGTCCTAGCAAATGGTGGCCTACGTGCTGCATGCGGCTCATACACAGTTGCTCTAGCAGCTAAACATTATTCAGTACCTGTAATAGTACTATCGCCCATGTATAAACTTTCACCTGTACATTTATACTCATACGAACAAGATGCTTTCAATTTAGTAGGCTGTGCAGGAGATGTTATCGATTATGATTCCATAGCGTCACATTCAGCTAAAGTATATAGTCCAATATTCGATTATGTACCACCTGAGCTCGTAACTTTGTTTATATCGAATAT CGGTGGTCATGCTCCCTCATATGTCTATCGACTTTTGACTGAACTGTACAATCCTGAGGATTATGAGATATAA